In the genome of Jeotgalibacillus haloalkalitolerans, one region contains:
- a CDS encoding aminotransferase class I/II-fold pyridoxal phosphate-dependent enzyme: MSNTPSSLLNVERKDHTLTQNDTPLFTGLKKHADRNPVQFHIPGHKKGAGMDPEFRAFAGDNILSIDLINIAPLDDLHQPKSLIKDAQDLAAKAFGADHTFFSVQGTSGAIMTMVMSVCGPGEKIIVPRNVHKSVMSAIVFCGAIPIFIHPEVDKELGISHGITPISVAHALEQHPDAKGVLVINPTYFGIAADLKEIVKIAHAQNVPVLVDEAHGVHIHFHDRLPASAMQAGADMAATSVHKLGGSMTQSSVLNVKEGLVSPKRVQSILSMLTTTSTSYPLLASLDTARRRLAIDGKELISQSIDLAEDIRDRLSKIDQIKCIGSEILGTPATYDYDPTKIIISIKELGITGYQAEVWLREQYNLEVELSDLYNILCIVTPGDTQYEADILVEAMQALAKEFRHDSSHSVPEVILPDIPLLAVTPREAFYADTELLPLDETVGRVCAEFIMVYPPGIPIFIPGEIITEDNLRYIHENIEAGLPVQGPQDETLTKLRVIKEHRAIK; encoded by the coding sequence TTGTCCAATACACCTTCATCTCTGCTTAATGTAGAGAGAAAAGACCATACTTTAACACAAAATGATACGCCATTATTCACAGGATTAAAAAAACATGCAGACCGCAACCCTGTTCAGTTTCATATTCCGGGTCATAAAAAAGGTGCCGGAATGGACCCTGAATTCAGAGCGTTTGCCGGTGACAATATATTATCAATTGACCTGATTAATATCGCTCCACTTGATGATCTTCACCAGCCCAAATCCCTGATAAAAGATGCTCAGGACCTTGCTGCAAAAGCGTTTGGTGCTGATCATACATTTTTCTCAGTACAGGGAACAAGCGGAGCGATTATGACAATGGTAATGAGCGTATGCGGACCCGGCGAAAAAATTATCGTCCCGAGAAACGTTCATAAATCTGTCATGTCAGCGATTGTGTTCTGCGGAGCCATTCCAATTTTTATTCATCCTGAAGTGGATAAAGAGCTTGGTATCTCACACGGGATCACGCCGATTTCTGTTGCGCATGCACTTGAACAGCATCCGGATGCGAAGGGTGTGCTGGTGATTAATCCAACATACTTCGGCATTGCCGCAGATCTGAAAGAGATTGTTAAAATCGCCCACGCACAGAATGTACCTGTATTAGTGGATGAAGCGCACGGCGTTCATATTCACTTCCATGACAGACTCCCTGCTTCTGCTATGCAGGCTGGTGCAGATATGGCTGCTACAAGCGTTCATAAGCTTGGAGGATCAATGACACAGAGTTCTGTGTTAAATGTAAAAGAAGGGCTCGTCTCACCAAAGCGTGTACAGTCCATTCTCAGCATGCTGACAACTACTTCAACGTCCTATCCACTGCTGGCATCACTTGATACAGCCAGAAGAAGACTGGCGATCGACGGAAAAGAACTGATCAGTCAATCAATTGACTTAGCTGAAGATATCCGGGACCGCTTAAGTAAGATTGATCAGATTAAATGTATCGGCAGTGAAATTTTAGGCACACCTGCGACGTACGATTATGATCCAACCAAGATCATCATTTCCATTAAAGAACTTGGCATCACAGGGTATCAGGCTGAGGTATGGCTGAGGGAGCAGTATAACCTCGAAGTTGAGCTTTCAGACCTGTATAACATCTTATGTATCGTGACACCTGGTGACACGCAATATGAAGCAGATATACTCGTTGAAGCAATGCAGGCCCTTGCAAAAGAGTTCAGACATGACAGCAGTCATTCAGTTCCTGAAGTAATTCTGCCTGACATTCCTTTACTTGCAGTTACTCCACGCGAGGCATTTTATGCGGATACAGAACTTTTACCGCTGGATGAAACCGTCGGAAGAGTATGTGCTGAATTTATCATGGTCTATCCGCCTGGTATTCCAATCTTTATTCCAGGAGAGATTATTACTGAGGATAACCTGAGATATATTCATGAAAACATTGAAGCTGGTCTTCCGGTCCAGGGGCCTCAGGATGAAACGTTAACTAAATTACGCGTGATTAAAGAGCATAGAGCAATTAAATAA
- a CDS encoding polysaccharide deacetylase family protein, whose protein sequence is MKIYAPVAVSAVLLLAACGSEKAEQSEQAEQEQAVSSEEVTEEKADETVEENPEEVTEDEEPAEETAAEPVEPLYEINEANWSVTPISDAPENVVLLTIDDAPDQHAVEMAQKLHAADAPAIFFVNGHFLDTPEEEEMLKEIHELGFPIGNHTYSHPNLRDISEDEQREEIISLSDRVEEIIGERPKFFRAPFGANTDFTEALAKEEGMVLMNWTYGYDWEADYQDAAALADIMVNTEYLSAGANLLMHDRAWTNDALTDIVEGLRAKDYTIVDPKTIKGYEVSSSE, encoded by the coding sequence TTGAAAATTTATGCACCAGTAGCTGTATCAGCAGTGCTATTACTTGCTGCCTGCGGTTCAGAAAAAGCAGAGCAATCAGAACAAGCAGAACAGGAACAGGCAGTATCCTCTGAAGAAGTTACTGAAGAAAAGGCCGATGAGACGGTGGAAGAAAATCCGGAGGAAGTCACAGAAGATGAAGAACCAGCGGAGGAAACTGCTGCAGAGCCAGTAGAGCCATTATATGAAATCAATGAAGCAAACTGGTCAGTAACACCAATCAGTGACGCGCCTGAGAATGTGGTATTACTCACAATTGACGATGCGCCCGATCAGCATGCTGTTGAGATGGCACAAAAGCTCCACGCCGCGGATGCACCTGCAATCTTTTTTGTAAACGGTCATTTTCTGGATACACCTGAAGAAGAAGAAATGCTGAAAGAAATTCATGAGCTCGGCTTTCCAATCGGAAACCATACATACTCACATCCTAATTTGCGAGACATTTCAGAAGATGAGCAGCGTGAAGAAATAATCTCTCTTAGTGATCGGGTGGAAGAAATCATTGGAGAACGCCCGAAGTTTTTCAGAGCACCGTTTGGAGCGAATACTGATTTTACAGAAGCACTGGCAAAAGAAGAGGGAATGGTGCTGATGAACTGGACTTACGGATACGACTGGGAAGCAGATTACCAGGATGCAGCAGCACTTGCTGATATTATGGTGAATACAGAATATTTATCTGCCGGCGCTAACCTGCTGATGCATGACCGTGCCTGGACAAACGACGCTTTAACAGATATTGTTGAAGGTCTTAGAGCAAAAGATTATACAATTGTCGATCCAAAAACGATTAAAGGGTATGAAGTAAGTAGTTCAGAGTGA
- a CDS encoding CapA family protein — MSYKILSAVFLLVIVSACSADFVSVNTPDPGDDHSGAVNPVLEKDSDYTNLIQKAHFTAVGDLLVERPILFDAMQKDGTFNFDPLLSNVKHLIQKGDFVYANQETPITGSEYGLGDGDFVFNNPYELGHYYYETGFNMLQLANNHTLDMGYEGLERNLAFWENHYPDVALSGVYPSSDEAREIPVIDKNGISVALISSTYNSNLPVEYPDTVNIFTENEERLINDVTRAEEIADVVAVGIHWGNEYQQPVQEQEELAQKLVNNGADIILGHHPHILQPIEWLEGPDDQPALVAYSLGNFISGPFDDRVPHLDCERLTGAMIGFDLVKQGEKVSFESVYAVPTFTSFTEDFSDYQILPLDEFEQDEFRWCDLPVHKNNVIKTLSERTDLVEIRMNTLGR, encoded by the coding sequence TTGTCTTATAAAATCTTGTCTGCAGTTTTTCTTTTAGTGATTGTCAGTGCATGTTCGGCTGACTTTGTTTCTGTTAACACTCCGGATCCAGGTGATGATCACTCAGGTGCAGTAAATCCAGTACTTGAAAAAGATTCTGACTACACGAACTTAATTCAAAAAGCTCATTTTACAGCTGTAGGTGATTTGTTAGTTGAACGTCCCATCTTATTTGATGCCATGCAGAAGGATGGAACTTTTAACTTTGATCCTCTTCTCTCAAATGTAAAACATCTGATTCAAAAAGGGGACTTTGTATATGCAAATCAGGAGACTCCGATTACCGGTTCCGAATACGGGCTTGGAGATGGTGACTTTGTCTTTAATAACCCCTACGAGCTTGGACACTATTATTATGAAACCGGTTTTAATATGCTCCAGCTTGCTAATAATCACACACTCGATATGGGCTATGAAGGGCTCGAGAGAAATTTGGCTTTTTGGGAAAACCATTACCCCGATGTTGCACTGAGCGGAGTTTATCCATCTTCTGATGAGGCCCGGGAAATTCCGGTCATTGATAAAAACGGAATATCTGTTGCTTTAATTTCAAGTACATACAACTCTAACCTGCCCGTTGAATACCCGGATACAGTTAACATCTTTACCGAAAATGAAGAACGGCTTATTAATGATGTAACTCGGGCAGAGGAAATTGCTGATGTTGTAGCAGTCGGCATACATTGGGGAAATGAATATCAGCAGCCTGTCCAGGAGCAGGAGGAGCTTGCTCAAAAGCTTGTAAATAACGGAGCTGATATTATTCTTGGACATCATCCTCACATTCTTCAGCCGATAGAGTGGCTTGAGGGTCCCGATGATCAGCCTGCACTGGTTGCCTATTCCCTCGGTAACTTTATCTCAGGCCCATTTGATGATCGGGTACCTCATCTTGACTGTGAACGTCTGACAGGTGCTATGATCGGGTTTGATCTTGTCAAACAAGGTGAGAAGGTAAGCTTTGAATCTGTTTATGCGGTACCTACTTTTACTTCATTCACTGAAGACTTTTCGGATTATCAGATTCTTCCATTAGATGAATTCGAACAGGATGAATTCAGGTGGTGTGACCTGCCTGTCCATAAAAATAATGTAATTAAGACGCTTTCAGAACGGACGGACCTTGTGGAAATCAGAATGAATACATTAGGCAGATAA
- a CDS encoding YlaF family protein: MKNNAVFLLYAFAAVIAMSGIGVAIAERSAIGAIVSILAVIAVFGMGFKTKKKYREQAEN, translated from the coding sequence ATGAAAAATAATGCAGTATTTTTACTATATGCTTTTGCCGCGGTCATCGCAATGTCCGGTATTGGTGTAGCAATCGCTGAACGCAGTGCGATCGGTGCCATTGTGTCTATACTGGCTGTCATTGCAGTATTTGGTATGGGGTTCAAAACGAAGAAGAAATATCGTGAGCAGGCTGAGAATTAA
- the typA gene encoding translational GTPase TypA, translating into MTNIRQDLRNIAIIAHVDHGKTTLVDQLLKQSGIFRSNEHVDERAMDSNDIERERGITILAKNTAIQYKDTRINILDTPGHADFGGEVERIMKMVDGVLLVVDAYEGCMPQTRFVLKKALEQNLTPIVVVNKIDRDAARPAEVIDEVLELFIELDANEDQLEFPVVYASAINGTASLDPEQQDETMECLYDSIVENIPAPVDNSTDPLQFQIALLDYNDYVGRIGIGRVFRGTIEVGQQVSLMKLDGSVKNFRVTKIFGFFGLKREEIQSAKAGDLIAVSGMEDINVGETVTPVNHQEALPVLRIDEPTLQMTFSVNNSPFAGREGKFVTARKIEERLEAQLETDVSLRVDQTDSPDAWVVSGRGELHLSILIENMRREGFELQVSKPQVIVREIDGVRCEPVERVQIDVPEENTGSIIESMGARKGEMLDMINNGNGQVRLVFMVPARGLIGYTTEFMTITRGFGIINHSFDSYQPMQQGRVGGRRAGVLVSMDKGQASQYAILGVEDRGTIFIEPGTEVYEGMVVGEHTRENDLTVNVTKIKAANNIRSANKEQTTTLKKARLMTLEESLEYLNDDELCEITPESIRIRKKILDKNERERAQKKQKYAEAGK; encoded by the coding sequence ATGACGAATATTAGGCAAGACTTACGAAACATTGCAATTATTGCTCACGTTGACCATGGTAAAACAACCTTAGTAGACCAGCTTTTGAAACAGTCAGGTATCTTTCGATCAAATGAGCATGTAGACGAACGTGCAATGGATTCGAATGACATTGAAAGAGAACGCGGTATTACGATTCTTGCGAAAAACACTGCGATTCAATATAAAGATACACGTATTAACATTCTCGATACACCGGGACACGCAGACTTCGGTGGAGAAGTAGAACGTATCATGAAAATGGTAGATGGTGTTCTGCTTGTCGTTGATGCATATGAAGGCTGTATGCCTCAGACGCGCTTTGTACTGAAAAAAGCGCTTGAGCAGAATCTTACACCGATTGTTGTCGTTAATAAAATTGACCGTGACGCTGCACGTCCTGCAGAAGTCATTGATGAAGTACTTGAGCTTTTCATCGAACTTGATGCAAATGAAGATCAGCTTGAATTCCCTGTTGTATATGCTTCGGCTATCAACGGAACGGCAAGTCTTGATCCTGAACAGCAGGATGAAACAATGGAATGTCTTTATGATTCAATCGTAGAGAACATCCCTGCACCAGTTGATAACAGCACTGATCCGCTTCAGTTCCAGATCGCCCTTCTTGATTATAACGATTACGTTGGCCGTATCGGAATTGGCCGTGTATTCAGAGGAACAATTGAAGTTGGACAACAGGTTTCACTTATGAAGCTTGACGGCAGTGTGAAAAACTTCCGTGTAACCAAAATCTTTGGTTTCTTCGGTTTGAAGCGTGAAGAGATCCAGTCTGCAAAAGCAGGAGATCTGATTGCAGTATCAGGAATGGAAGACATCAACGTAGGAGAAACAGTAACGCCTGTCAATCATCAGGAAGCACTGCCTGTTCTGCGTATTGATGAGCCTACACTACAGATGACTTTCTCTGTAAACAACAGTCCATTCGCTGGACGTGAAGGTAAGTTTGTGACTGCACGTAAGATTGAAGAGCGTCTTGAAGCACAGCTTGAGACTGATGTAAGTCTTCGTGTCGATCAGACTGATTCACCGGATGCTTGGGTCGTATCAGGACGTGGTGAGCTTCACCTGTCGATTCTGATCGAAAACATGAGACGTGAAGGATTCGAGCTGCAGGTTTCCAAGCCTCAGGTTATCGTACGTGAAATTGACGGTGTTCGCTGTGAGCCTGTTGAGCGCGTTCAAATTGACGTGCCTGAAGAAAATACAGGTTCAATTATTGAATCAATGGGTGCAAGAAAAGGCGAAATGCTTGATATGATCAATAACGGTAATGGTCAGGTACGTCTTGTATTTATGGTACCGGCACGCGGATTAATTGGATACACAACTGAGTTTATGACAATTACACGTGGATTTGGTATCATTAACCATTCATTCGACAGCTATCAGCCGATGCAGCAGGGCCGCGTAGGCGGACGCCGCGCAGGTGTGCTTGTATCAATGGATAAGGGTCAGGCGTCACAGTATGCGATCCTTGGTGTTGAAGACCGTGGTACGATCTTTATCGAACCGGGTACAGAAGTGTACGAGGGAATGGTTGTTGGTGAGCATACCCGTGAAAATGACCTGACAGTTAATGTAACGAAAATTAAAGCGGCAAACAATATCCGTTCTGCAAACAAAGAGCAGACTACAACGCTTAAAAAAGCAAGATTAATGACACTTGAGGAATCTCTTGAGTATCTGAATGATGATGAGCTGTGTGAAATCACACCAGAATCAATCAGAATCCGTAAGAAGATCCTTGACAAGAACGAACGTGAGCGTGCACAAAAGAAACAGAAGTACGCTGAAGCAGGTAAATAA
- a CDS encoding YktB family protein, which translates to MTGYFSTKDFEVFNIDGLDERMESIRSRIQPKFQELGDLTVPALSEQTGEEMHLHIARHARRSVNPPNDTWMAAAPSKRGYKKMPHFQFGLWGDHLFIWTAFIYELPEKENIAKTMIENFDDLMKVLPEDGYISADHMKKEAKKISEMNEGDILHVLERFEKVKKAEFLAGRRIEASEAIKMSKDELSELILQTWTELLPLYKLGTRVQQAV; encoded by the coding sequence ATGACCGGGTATTTCAGTACAAAAGATTTTGAAGTATTTAATATTGATGGGTTAGATGAAAGAATGGAAAGTATCCGTTCGAGGATTCAGCCAAAGTTTCAGGAGCTAGGTGATCTTACGGTTCCTGCACTGTCAGAACAGACTGGTGAGGAGATGCATTTACACATCGCACGTCATGCCAGACGTTCAGTTAATCCGCCAAATGACACCTGGATGGCAGCAGCACCGAGTAAAAGAGGCTATAAGAAAATGCCTCATTTTCAATTCGGACTCTGGGGTGACCACCTCTTTATCTGGACAGCTTTTATTTACGAGCTTCCTGAAAAAGAAAATATTGCGAAAACAATGATTGAAAACTTTGATGATTTGATGAAGGTTCTGCCTGAGGACGGTTATATCAGTGCTGATCATATGAAAAAAGAAGCCAAGAAAATCAGCGAGATGAACGAAGGCGATATCTTACATGTTCTTGAAAGATTTGAAAAAGTAAAGAAAGCGGAATTTCTCGCCGGGAGAAGAATTGAAGCTTCTGAAGCAATTAAAATGAGTAAGGATGAATTAAGTGAACTCATTCTGCAAACCTGGACAGAGCTTCTGCCTCTATACAAGCTGGGTACACGTGTACAGCAGGCTGTATAA
- a CDS encoding inositol monophosphatase family protein translates to MDKNWNDIDVFAKEAIKEAGRKIIDSFDEVLKIQTKTNVNDLVTNMDKQIEKFFVEMIDKQYPEHRVMGEEGFGDQVEDMKGTVWIIDPIDGTMNFVHQQRNFAISIGVFHEGEGVLGYIYDVVSDELYHARKGHGAFLNDEKLSPLKDVPIEEAILSLNATWLVPNRKVDHETFIPLVHRVRGTRSYGSAAIELAYIAAGRLDGYITLRLSPWDFAGGKVLIEEVGGVVTDLNGEELSMVDHSPVFAGNPAVHQEVLNQYLKK, encoded by the coding sequence ATGGACAAAAACTGGAATGATATTGATGTTTTTGCAAAAGAGGCAATTAAAGAAGCAGGCCGTAAAATTATTGATTCTTTTGATGAAGTACTGAAAATACAGACAAAAACTAATGTAAATGACCTTGTTACAAATATGGACAAACAAATTGAAAAGTTTTTTGTAGAAATGATAGACAAGCAATATCCTGAACACAGAGTGATGGGTGAAGAAGGCTTTGGAGATCAGGTTGAGGATATGAAAGGCACTGTATGGATCATTGATCCGATTGATGGAACAATGAATTTTGTTCATCAGCAGAGAAACTTTGCGATTTCAATCGGTGTATTCCATGAAGGTGAAGGGGTTCTTGGCTATATATATGATGTGGTTTCAGATGAGCTTTACCATGCCCGGAAAGGTCACGGAGCTTTCCTGAATGATGAAAAGCTTTCCCCACTGAAGGATGTGCCCATTGAAGAAGCGATTCTTTCATTAAATGCAACATGGCTCGTGCCTAACAGAAAAGTTGACCATGAAACCTTTATACCATTAGTACACAGGGTAAGAGGGACAAGGTCATATGGATCGGCAGCCATTGAACTGGCTTATATTGCTGCCGGCCGCCTGGATGGATATATTACATTGAGGCTGTCACCGTGGGATTTTGCAGGTGGTAAAGTACTGATTGAAGAGGTTGGTGGCGTCGTAACAGACCTGAATGGTGAAGAGCTTTCAATGGTGGATCACTCACCTGTCTTTGCAGGTAACCCTGCTGTCCATCAGGAAGTGCTCAATCAATATTTAAAAAAATAA
- a CDS encoding UPF0223 family protein: MEYQYPLSMDWSTEEVIDAVKFYEAVEKAYEKTIKREEFMSHYKRFKEIVPGKAEEKTIDKEFQEMSGYSIYRTQKKAREAAPGDKISMKK, translated from the coding sequence ATGGAATATCAGTATCCGCTGTCAATGGACTGGTCGACAGAAGAAGTGATTGATGCAGTGAAATTTTATGAAGCTGTCGAAAAAGCTTACGAAAAGACAATTAAGAGAGAAGAATTTATGAGTCATTATAAACGGTTTAAGGAAATCGTTCCCGGAAAAGCAGAAGAGAAAACAATTGATAAGGAATTTCAAGAGATGAGCGGCTATTCGATTTACCGCACTCAGAAAAAAGCCAGGGAAGCTGCACCCGGGGATAAAATATCGATGAAAAAATAA